The following coding sequences are from one Lipingzhangella halophila window:
- a CDS encoding GntR family transcriptional regulator, with product MDTTPSATDRAYRFTKDAILTRHYAGGDLLSEGEIATGVGVSRTPVREALLRLETEGLVRLYPKRGVLIVPVSQAEIDDVIETRRLVEGFAAERAAGEGDEARGALVSVLTGHLSDMRAATEAGKRAFVLADREFHRAIVRAAGNQVLADLYESLRDRQLRMMEEGARTPERMRTSIDEHRTILDAISAGDVPAVREAVHRHLDTAGAVLGARR from the coding sequence ATGGATACCACGCCCTCAGCCACGGACCGCGCCTACCGGTTCACCAAGGACGCCATCCTCACCCGGCACTACGCCGGAGGTGACCTCCTCAGCGAGGGCGAGATCGCGACCGGAGTCGGGGTTTCCCGCACCCCTGTGCGCGAGGCGCTCCTGCGGCTGGAAACCGAAGGGCTCGTCCGCCTCTACCCCAAGCGCGGCGTCCTGATCGTGCCCGTCTCCCAGGCGGAGATCGACGATGTGATCGAGACCCGCAGACTCGTCGAGGGCTTCGCCGCTGAACGGGCCGCGGGAGAGGGGGACGAGGCGCGCGGCGCCCTGGTGTCGGTCCTCACCGGCCACCTGTCCGATATGCGCGCGGCCACCGAGGCCGGAAAGCGCGCGTTCGTCCTCGCCGACCGCGAGTTCCACCGCGCCATTGTCCGGGCGGCCGGCAACCAGGTGCTGGCCGACCTCTACGAGTCGCTGCGCGACCGGCAGTTGCGGATGATGGAGGAGGGGGCCCGCACCCCTGAGCGGATGCGGACCAGCATCGACGAGCACCGCACGATCCTGGACGCGATCAGTGCGGGCGACGTGCCAGCCGTCCGCGAAGCGGTCCATCGCCACCTGGACACGGCGGGCGCGGTACTGGGGGCACGCCGGTGA